A single window of Granulicella mallensis MP5ACTX8 DNA harbors:
- a CDS encoding choice-of-anchor X domain-containing protein translates to MRIKDIVFNRAARIGTFLMMAAVLLGHAPAAHAAAGNNGLKIYEVAGAGGLAGATYRQDTIILFNPTQATISCTACAIQTHSGTSTTSAWTVYKLPSFAIPAGGYYMIAGSSQALSSDGSVAPIPYDYQLQTIEDNNNVPSTQNILSSTVGVVALTNTQKALTAGSSPVCGSGSQLQDMVGYGSNIATNAATSPTPASCYAGSGEAYYDGSSAYGRQLGVTRKNKCVDTFDNANDYVNAPVTYFNASSPVTVCSTGAQLNATISATPNNPFVNGEVTLTAAVTGASSNSGLTVFLDFNTPYYGGSSTLQMYDDGTHGDAVPGDGTYTLATTIPASVVGGFTYPANVTASDMMGESFTGSTPLAVTTLSAANRPSTGNNSIRIIAWYGAGDLSKSEYGRDTVILFNPSQSPITMNNWSLQNGGATGSFSAVTYLLPVVTIPPGGFYAIAGSGPGYISSAGCVSNQCNLNYPYDYQLKTLEGTATSTDNDLSSTETSIALVNNQEPLGTTCPTSSANLVDLIGIGAVDGSAPVTCYEGSGYAPYLPATLNGAATNINGVVYAYATIRNNKCGNTSDNANDFSLGYIDFANSSTTPEPCPLGTQLAVSATTTTPSTPGILDPFTITTQVTPASTPQSTSLNVIADLSNLGLSTTSQLYDDGTHGDAVAGDHTYTLATAATSGSVGLVPGLIVTATDTQGNVAHGSVPLTLAPGVFTMTSPTNSGTVTAGGVLTFPITITGQHGYGGILNITCAGTPNANSLGVPISTQCVTTPPELTLNYDGASTVSLAIATGTTKAASVLPRSLPLGLIGIFSIGLLAVGIWRRKHLTSTVLLGLVMLLTFNLTACGTSAGLGNTAAAPGTYTYTVTATDSVLPTITNSISFTVTVQ, encoded by the coding sequence ATGCGAATAAAGGATATTGTTTTCAACCGGGCGGCGCGGATCGGCACGTTCCTGATGATGGCCGCCGTTCTGCTGGGCCATGCTCCTGCAGCCCATGCAGCGGCCGGCAACAATGGGCTTAAGATCTATGAGGTAGCCGGAGCAGGTGGCCTAGCAGGCGCAACCTACCGTCAGGACACGATTATTCTGTTCAACCCAACCCAGGCCACGATCAGCTGCACGGCCTGCGCCATTCAGACCCATAGCGGAACCAGCACTACTTCAGCGTGGACCGTGTACAAGCTGCCGTCTTTCGCGATTCCTGCGGGCGGTTATTACATGATCGCAGGCAGTTCGCAAGCTCTCTCCAGCGATGGCAGCGTTGCTCCCATCCCGTATGACTACCAGCTCCAAACTATTGAGGATAATAACAACGTACCGTCGACGCAGAATATTTTGAGCAGCACTGTAGGTGTTGTTGCCCTGACGAATACCCAGAAGGCCCTGACTGCCGGCTCCAGCCCTGTTTGTGGATCTGGCTCACAGCTTCAGGACATGGTCGGCTATGGTTCAAACATCGCTACGAATGCCGCTACAAGCCCTACGCCTGCTTCTTGCTACGCGGGATCGGGTGAGGCGTATTACGACGGGAGTTCCGCCTATGGCCGCCAGCTTGGTGTCACGCGTAAGAACAAATGCGTCGATACCTTTGATAACGCGAACGACTATGTAAATGCGCCGGTCACGTATTTCAATGCGTCGTCTCCTGTTACGGTCTGCTCCACCGGGGCACAGTTGAACGCGACGATCTCGGCTACGCCCAACAATCCCTTTGTCAATGGCGAGGTGACGCTTACGGCGGCTGTTACGGGAGCTTCGTCCAATTCTGGTCTCACAGTATTTCTGGACTTCAATACTCCCTACTATGGCGGTTCCTCGACTCTGCAGATGTATGACGATGGAACTCATGGTGATGCGGTCCCGGGTGATGGCACTTACACGCTGGCCACTACTATCCCAGCCTCCGTTGTCGGAGGGTTTACCTATCCCGCCAATGTCACTGCCAGCGACATGATGGGAGAGTCCTTTACCGGTTCCACGCCGCTTGCCGTGACCACGCTCAGCGCCGCCAATCGGCCTTCGACGGGCAATAACAGCATCCGCATTATTGCCTGGTATGGAGCAGGAGATCTATCCAAATCAGAGTACGGTCGCGATACCGTTATTCTTTTCAATCCGTCCCAGTCTCCCATCACGATGAACAACTGGTCCCTTCAAAACGGAGGCGCGACGGGCTCCTTCTCGGCAGTCACCTATCTGCTTCCGGTTGTGACCATTCCTCCCGGTGGGTTTTATGCTATCGCCGGTAGCGGTCCGGGTTACATCTCAAGTGCCGGGTGCGTGAGCAACCAATGCAATCTCAACTACCCGTACGACTACCAGCTAAAGACGCTTGAAGGTACCGCCACATCCACGGACAATGACTTGAGCAGCACGGAAACCTCCATCGCCCTAGTCAATAACCAGGAACCGCTGGGGACGACTTGCCCAACAAGCTCGGCCAATCTCGTCGATCTGATCGGCATCGGAGCGGTGGACGGCAGTGCGCCCGTAACCTGCTACGAGGGAAGTGGCTACGCCCCTTATCTGCCCGCCACCTTGAATGGTGCTGCGACCAATATCAATGGAGTGGTGTACGCGTACGCTACGATCCGTAATAACAAGTGCGGCAATACATCCGACAACGCGAACGATTTCAGCCTCGGCTATATTGATTTCGCAAACTCCAGCACCACGCCGGAACCCTGCCCGCTAGGCACGCAGTTGGCTGTTTCGGCTACGACCACCACGCCAAGCACCCCCGGCATTCTCGATCCCTTCACGATCACGACTCAGGTTACACCCGCATCCACTCCGCAAAGCACGAGCTTGAACGTGATCGCAGACCTTTCCAATCTAGGTCTTTCGACGACGTCGCAGCTCTATGACGATGGGACCCATGGTGATGCGGTCGCGGGTGATCACACCTACACTCTTGCAACGGCTGCGACCAGCGGAAGCGTCGGTCTCGTACCCGGCCTGATTGTTACTGCTACCGATACTCAGGGCAATGTCGCACACGGTTCGGTTCCGCTGACCCTCGCGCCTGGTGTCTTCACGATGACCTCGCCTACTAACAGCGGCACTGTCACCGCCGGAGGCGTTCTCACCTTTCCCATTACCATCACGGGTCAGCATGGGTATGGCGGCATTCTGAATATCACCTGCGCGGGCACGCCGAATGCAAACTCCCTGGGCGTTCCTATCAGCACACAGTGTGTTACCACACCGCCTGAGCTGACGCTCAACTACGACGGTGCGTCCACGGTGTCGCTTGCCATTGCTACCGGAACAACAAAAGCGGCGAGCGTGCTTCCTCGCTCTCTGCCGCTTGGACTCATCGGCATCTTCTCTATCGGACTGCTGGCGGTTGGTATCTGGCGGCGTAAGCACCTGACCTCCACGGTTCTGTTGGGGCTCGTGATGTTGCTGACCTTCAACCTGACTGCCTGCGGTACGAGTGCAGGACTTGGGAACACTGCTGCCGCGCCGGGGACTTACACCTATACCGTCACGGCAACGGACTCGGTCCTCCCGACTATTACCAACTCGATCAGCTTTACGGTCACGGTGCAGTAA
- a CDS encoding TonB-dependent receptor, producing MNRKTWRLAIAVIGTLNSSLVLAQAPCATGFRIEGVIADPTGAVIPGAQVQVSDGKRSTSDAAGHYGLSCVPVGTVIITVQAEGFDGKTVQVSGQQGRLATANVQLEIATVQDSVQVNADTAASNTDEGGSTVTLDTKEVQQLADDPDDFLRQLQSLAAAAGGDPTSAIIRVDGFQNGTVLPPKGAIASIRVASDLFSSEYSFPPFGGGQIDIFTKPGADTFHGALFFTDSDGRFNATDPLSLTATPAGKRRYGFEFSGPMVQKKSGFSLALEKRDIDEFEVISAKTLSANNAIVPLQQTLSAPQRLWIASARADWQVTPKEVGALSFSSNVNSLGNQGAGGLTLAEAGYDSLVSEYDLRLTNTLTLNANTLHETRIGYAWKRTQQTPLSTVPSVQVAGYFTGGGATSQNLNDRERDLEVDDDVLLTRGKHELKIGAQGLGLFVHDYDPNTFNGAYVFGGGSAPVLDANNKPTGETGSITPIEQYSRALQSLPGGSPTTYQLTSGMPLVSLTQWRLALYAQDNFKLAPRLNLIAGLRYSLQTAPSSLANFGPRLGIAWSADKKETWNFHLRAGLFNGPNNQAYAIEVARLNGVRQQQALIYSPSYKDPLTPIPGSIQVNTVYQFPHSLTQQGTFVAYFNAEHVFLHHTHIQANLYWGEDFNNIRIRNINAPLVPSSIGTAPDPTAALLAPRPIASGENILEYQNSGHLAGDVMSFNVEQHSYKRFGFYAYYAHLNFKSNVGYSLSVFPQSSYSDAGESSRVDWLRHNRVNVIGNLNLPLKVELMAQFDASNGQPYNITTGTDNNGDGEFNDRPSYATVPGPGVYSTRFGLLTTNTVNGNVPRNLGTMPNLLHLDVNLSRAFTLNGKDKNHPRVFIFNARSANLLNHTNVEVVNTVLSSSTLGQPITTETARRLELGGRFSF from the coding sequence GTGAACAGAAAGACATGGAGACTGGCGATTGCAGTCATCGGGACACTGAACTCATCACTCGTATTGGCGCAGGCCCCCTGTGCTACTGGATTCCGCATTGAGGGTGTTATCGCAGATCCAACCGGTGCCGTCATCCCTGGAGCCCAGGTACAAGTCTCCGATGGAAAGAGAAGTACGAGCGATGCCGCAGGGCACTATGGGCTGTCTTGCGTGCCTGTAGGGACAGTCATTATCACTGTGCAGGCCGAGGGTTTCGATGGAAAGACGGTGCAGGTGAGTGGTCAGCAGGGAAGACTGGCAACGGCCAATGTGCAATTGGAAATCGCAACGGTGCAGGACTCCGTTCAGGTAAATGCCGATACAGCTGCAAGCAACACCGACGAAGGGGGAAGCACCGTCACCCTCGACACGAAGGAAGTACAGCAACTCGCCGATGATCCCGATGATTTTCTACGTCAGCTGCAAAGTCTGGCAGCTGCTGCGGGAGGTGATCCGACCTCGGCGATCATTCGAGTCGACGGATTTCAAAATGGAACTGTGCTGCCTCCCAAAGGTGCGATTGCCTCTATTCGCGTCGCCTCCGATCTCTTCTCATCTGAATATTCCTTTCCTCCCTTCGGGGGCGGACAGATCGATATCTTCACAAAACCCGGTGCAGACACCTTCCACGGCGCTCTCTTCTTTACCGATAGCGATGGCCGATTCAATGCGACCGACCCACTTTCTCTTACGGCAACGCCGGCGGGCAAGCGACGCTACGGGTTTGAGTTCAGCGGGCCTATGGTCCAGAAGAAGAGTGGTTTCTCTCTGGCACTTGAAAAGCGCGACATCGACGAGTTTGAAGTCATCAGCGCGAAGACGCTAAGTGCGAACAATGCGATTGTGCCCCTGCAGCAGACGCTCTCCGCCCCGCAGAGGCTTTGGATTGCCTCCGCGCGCGCAGACTGGCAAGTTACGCCGAAGGAGGTCGGCGCTCTTTCTTTTTCGTCCAATGTGAACAGTCTGGGTAATCAGGGGGCTGGTGGTCTTACGCTTGCTGAGGCTGGATATGACAGCCTGGTGAGCGAGTATGATCTACGGCTGACCAACACGCTGACTCTGAATGCCAATACGTTGCATGAGACGCGAATCGGATACGCCTGGAAGCGCACACAGCAGACGCCATTGTCTACGGTTCCATCGGTCCAGGTAGCTGGTTACTTTACTGGAGGCGGCGCTACCAGCCAGAATCTGAACGATCGCGAGCGTGATCTTGAAGTGGATGACGACGTGCTGCTTACGCGCGGCAAGCATGAGCTAAAGATTGGGGCACAAGGGCTTGGCCTGTTTGTGCATGACTATGATCCGAATACCTTCAACGGAGCTTATGTATTCGGAGGCGGCAGTGCACCCGTACTGGATGCGAACAATAAGCCTACCGGTGAAACTGGAAGCATCACACCAATAGAGCAGTATAGCCGCGCTCTGCAGAGCCTTCCCGGAGGTTCACCGACGACCTACCAGCTCACCAGCGGTATGCCTCTGGTATCTCTTACGCAATGGAGATTGGCGCTGTACGCGCAGGACAATTTCAAGCTTGCGCCTCGCCTGAATCTTATCGCCGGCCTGCGCTACTCTCTTCAAACAGCGCCCAGCAGCCTGGCCAACTTCGGGCCTCGTCTTGGCATTGCCTGGTCTGCCGACAAGAAGGAGACCTGGAACTTTCATCTGCGAGCCGGTCTGTTCAATGGCCCTAATAACCAGGCGTATGCGATCGAGGTTGCGCGACTGAATGGAGTTCGCCAGCAGCAGGCGTTGATCTATTCTCCCAGCTACAAAGATCCTTTGACTCCGATCCCGGGATCGATACAAGTGAATACCGTGTATCAGTTTCCGCATTCGTTGACGCAGCAGGGAACGTTCGTTGCCTACTTCAACGCCGAACATGTTTTTCTACATCACACGCATATCCAGGCCAATCTCTACTGGGGTGAGGACTTCAACAATATCCGTATCAGGAACATCAACGCTCCCTTGGTTCCCAGTAGCATCGGCACGGCACCTGACCCGACGGCCGCCCTGTTGGCACCAAGGCCGATTGCATCCGGAGAAAATATTCTCGAATACCAGAACTCGGGCCATCTGGCGGGTGACGTGATGTCCTTCAACGTGGAACAACATAGTTACAAGAGATTCGGATTCTATGCGTACTACGCGCATCTGAACTTCAAGAGCAATGTGGGGTACAGTCTTTCTGTTTTCCCCCAGTCGAGTTATAGCGATGCGGGAGAATCGTCACGCGTCGATTGGCTAAGGCACAACCGAGTCAACGTGATCGGCAATCTCAATCTTCCTCTCAAGGTTGAACTGATGGCGCAGTTCGATGCGAGCAACGGTCAGCCTTACAACATCACGACCGGCACGGACAACAATGGCGATGGCGAGTTCAACGACCGCCCTTCCTATGCCACGGTTCCTGGTCCGGGTGTCTATTCCACGCGCTTCGGGTTGTTGACTACAAATACGGTCAACGGGAATGTTCCACGCAACCTTGGCACGATGCCCAACCTCCTGCACCTGGATGTGAATCTGAGCCGCGCCTTTACTCTCAACGGGAAGGACAAGAACCATCCACGTGTCTTTATCTTCAACGCTCGCAGTGCCAACCTGCTGAACCACACGAATGTGGAGGTAGTGAATACAGTGCTTTCCTCCTCCACGCTGGGACAGCCCATCACTACGGAGACAGCGCGACGTTTGGAACTGGGAGGGCGCTTCAGCTTTTGA
- a CDS encoding lactonase family protein produces the protein MYRREFLKIAALTPMAIHLGQMRAAVRDGRFAYLGTPQALHVFAIRRGKWALLQEIACEAPSCLALHPSMPELYATNEVREFQGFPTGSVTAFEVGADGHLSQIQRTKLSLSATLPRSIAISPDGAYALITAHGGGSYNLFSINHDGSLGYIRGVMKEIGSGLHPEYQASSHPQHACFDGNGHILAADLGTDRIHVLSLADGGLHLQGRHQVAPGAGPAKVAVHPAGAFIAISNSLNNSICVYRYDSLHGFVGEQVVAFPGRAMVLHSERSMLIVDTGKSLDLYQWQSNTGQLRLLHSVDVRGAVTAMHASQGSILLASGKEVVRMSLDDLSMERVPLKQPVHCLLSA, from the coding sequence ATGTATCGTCGAGAATTTTTAAAAATAGCTGCACTGACGCCCATGGCCATTCATCTGGGTCAGATGAGAGCTGCGGTCCGTGATGGAAGATTCGCCTACCTCGGCACTCCGCAGGCACTCCACGTCTTCGCGATTCGGAGAGGGAAGTGGGCCCTGTTGCAGGAGATTGCCTGCGAAGCTCCGAGCTGCCTTGCACTCCATCCCTCTATGCCGGAGCTGTATGCCACAAATGAGGTCCGAGAGTTTCAGGGGTTTCCGACTGGATCTGTTACAGCGTTTGAGGTCGGAGCGGATGGGCACCTGTCGCAGATCCAGCGGACGAAGCTATCGCTTTCCGCCACTCTACCAAGGTCCATTGCAATCTCTCCTGATGGCGCTTATGCCCTGATCACAGCACACGGTGGTGGGTCGTACAATCTCTTCTCCATCAACCACGACGGGTCGCTGGGATACATCCGTGGCGTCATGAAAGAAATCGGAAGTGGTTTGCATCCGGAGTATCAGGCGAGTTCTCATCCCCAGCATGCGTGCTTTGACGGGAACGGTCATATCCTCGCGGCGGATCTAGGAACGGACCGTATCCACGTGCTCTCCCTGGCCGATGGAGGTCTGCACCTGCAAGGGAGACATCAGGTCGCACCTGGTGCTGGGCCTGCCAAAGTCGCAGTTCATCCTGCGGGTGCCTTTATTGCGATCTCAAACTCTCTGAACAACTCTATCTGTGTGTATCGATATGACTCGTTGCATGGCTTTGTGGGAGAGCAGGTTGTAGCTTTTCCGGGGCGTGCCATGGTTTTGCATTCAGAGCGTTCCATGTTGATCGTCGACACGGGAAAGAGCCTGGACCTTTACCAGTGGCAGAGCAACACAGGACAGCTGAGGCTGCTTCATTCCGTGGACGTTCGTGGTGCTGTGACGGCGATGCACGCCAGCCAGGGTTCTATCCTGTTGGCCTCGGGTAAAGAAGTCGTCCGCATGAGTCTGGACGATCTGAGCATGGAGCGTGTTCCTTTGAAGCAACCCGTCCATTGCCTATTGAGTGCGTGA
- a CDS encoding FAD-binding oxidoreductase has product MAVTVTRRDPRYLALRRGHNLRWPAHDADAAERILICESAGDAQAALQQVVTAGLRPTVRSGGHCYEDFVANNPGGAILDVGSVSQVTRDASSGTFHVGSGAQLWNTYEALYKHYGVTLPGGVCGTVGVGGHVSGGGYGPLSRLHGLICDWTTAVHILTVDRNGKVMPIRADAKEHPDLFRACRGAGGGSFGLITEFEFNTLPPAPSEVAKASLSFSWEEMTLQKFTDILVNFGKYWETRGQERDTWGMYSVLELAHRSSGKFSLSVQFCNPDGTCRDLQVLQEYLNLFVKWSEKSNTAKAAIGRNDWFDACAMSAGDAANRRGKYKSAYMRRGFTSAEATVIYKYLTKEIEGTSLHAASFDAHSYGGAVNRREMAEKTSITQRGSVIKLQPLTYWEDPQEGATQTQWLAEFYEELYSGPDADPQHAGTPYWNHQYQGCYINYPDVDMLKYNYWPQLYYGEDNYKQLQAVKRRYDPNNVFHHSMSVRL; this is encoded by the coding sequence ATGGCAGTCACCGTAACCCGCCGCGATCCCCGTTATCTTGCACTGCGTCGCGGCCATAACTTGAGGTGGCCCGCGCACGATGCCGATGCAGCAGAGCGCATTCTCATCTGTGAGAGCGCCGGTGATGCACAGGCGGCCCTGCAGCAGGTGGTCACAGCCGGTTTGCGTCCTACTGTTCGCAGTGGCGGCCACTGCTACGAGGATTTCGTCGCGAATAATCCTGGCGGCGCAATCCTGGATGTTGGCTCCGTTTCTCAGGTCACCCGTGATGCTTCGAGCGGTACGTTCCATGTTGGCTCCGGGGCACAGTTGTGGAATACCTATGAGGCCCTCTACAAGCACTATGGCGTGACTCTGCCGGGAGGAGTTTGTGGCACCGTCGGTGTGGGTGGTCACGTCAGCGGAGGCGGATATGGGCCTCTCTCACGACTCCACGGGCTCATCTGCGATTGGACGACCGCAGTGCATATCCTCACAGTGGATCGAAACGGAAAGGTGATGCCGATCCGCGCCGATGCCAAAGAGCACCCAGACCTGTTTCGCGCCTGCCGCGGAGCGGGAGGCGGAAGCTTCGGTCTCATTACGGAGTTCGAATTTAATACTTTGCCACCAGCGCCCAGTGAGGTTGCGAAGGCAAGTCTTTCTTTCTCGTGGGAGGAGATGACCCTGCAGAAGTTCACCGACATCCTGGTGAATTTCGGCAAGTACTGGGAGACACGAGGGCAGGAACGAGATACATGGGGTATGTATTCAGTTCTGGAACTCGCACATCGATCATCGGGAAAGTTCAGTCTATCCGTGCAATTCTGCAATCCTGATGGAACTTGCCGGGATCTGCAAGTGCTGCAGGAGTACCTGAATTTATTCGTGAAGTGGAGCGAAAAAAGTAATACCGCCAAAGCTGCTATCGGCCGGAACGATTGGTTCGATGCCTGTGCCATGTCAGCAGGGGATGCGGCGAACCGGAGAGGGAAGTACAAATCGGCCTATATGCGGAGAGGATTTACTTCGGCTGAAGCGACTGTTATCTATAAATATCTGACCAAGGAGATAGAAGGCACGAGCCTGCATGCGGCGAGCTTCGATGCACACTCTTATGGTGGCGCAGTGAATCGAAGAGAGATGGCGGAGAAAACTTCCATCACGCAACGTGGTTCTGTCATCAAGCTGCAGCCGCTAACCTATTGGGAAGATCCACAAGAGGGTGCGACCCAAACCCAGTGGCTCGCAGAATTTTACGAGGAGCTTTATTCCGGCCCGGATGCAGATCCACAACACGCCGGAACACCTTATTGGAATCACCAATACCAGGGCTGCTACATCAATTATCCCGATGTAGACATGCTGAAGTACAACTATTGGCCGCAGCTCTACTACGGCGAAGATAATTACAAGCAGCTTCAAGCCGTGAAGCGCCGTTACGATCCCAACAACGTCTTTCATCACTCAATGTCCGTTCGTCTGTAG